A DNA window from Bdellovibrio sp. BCCA contains the following coding sequences:
- a CDS encoding acyl-CoA carboxylase subunit beta, whose product MSTEISSGIQARLNDLEKRNEAAMAGGGAARIAKHKQGGRLTARERVDVLLDPGSFVEMDRFVTHRCTNFGMDKTVVPGDGVITGYGRINGKLVYVSSQDFTVIGGSMSRTQANKICKVMDLSMKNGAPFISINDSGGARIQEGIESLGGYADIFTRNTMASGLVPQITAIMGPCAGGAVYSPSITDFVFMVKNTSYMFVTGPDVIKTVTHEEVTKEELGGATTHSAKSGVAHFAAEDDKHCLLLIRELMNFLPSNNLDDAPVLPTNDRPDRVTEALNTLIPENPKKPYDMLSVITECVDEGYFLEVHKHFAQNVIVGFARFNGRPVGIVANQPQVLAGCLNIEASRKAARFIRFCDAFNIPIVSFVDVPGFLPGKDQEWNGIITHGAKLLYAYAEATVPKITVITRKAYGGAYIVMGSKLLRSDVNLAYPSAEIAVMGAEGAVSIISREEINKAKDPAAEKARLTAEYEAKFSNPYVSAELGYTDEVIDPAMTRKRIIDSLEMLKHKRDITPAKKHGNIPL is encoded by the coding sequence ATGAGCACAGAAATTTCATCTGGCATTCAGGCTCGTCTTAACGATCTTGAAAAAAGAAATGAAGCCGCTATGGCTGGCGGGGGCGCAGCCCGTATTGCAAAACACAAACAAGGCGGACGCTTAACAGCTCGCGAACGCGTTGATGTCCTGCTTGATCCAGGCAGCTTTGTGGAAATGGATCGTTTTGTCACTCACCGTTGCACAAACTTCGGAATGGATAAAACAGTTGTTCCTGGTGACGGTGTTATCACTGGTTACGGTCGTATCAACGGCAAACTTGTCTATGTCTCTTCACAAGATTTCACTGTTATCGGTGGATCTATGTCGCGCACACAAGCTAACAAAATCTGCAAGGTCATGGATTTGTCGATGAAGAACGGGGCTCCGTTTATTTCTATCAACGATTCCGGTGGCGCGCGCATTCAAGAAGGTATTGAATCTCTTGGCGGTTACGCTGACATCTTCACTCGCAACACGATGGCTTCAGGTTTGGTTCCACAAATCACTGCAATCATGGGCCCATGCGCAGGTGGCGCGGTTTACTCTCCGTCAATCACTGACTTTGTTTTCATGGTTAAGAACACAAGCTACATGTTTGTGACAGGCCCTGATGTTATTAAGACAGTGACTCATGAAGAAGTAACAAAAGAAGAATTGGGTGGAGCAACAACTCACTCTGCAAAATCCGGCGTGGCTCACTTCGCTGCTGAAGATGACAAGCACTGCTTGCTTTTAATTCGTGAGTTGATGAACTTCCTTCCTTCTAACAACTTGGACGATGCTCCGGTTCTTCCGACTAACGATCGCCCAGATCGCGTGACAGAAGCGTTGAATACATTGATCCCTGAAAATCCTAAGAAACCTTACGACATGCTTTCTGTGATCACAGAGTGCGTGGATGAAGGTTATTTCTTGGAAGTTCACAAACACTTTGCACAAAACGTGATTGTTGGTTTCGCACGCTTTAACGGTCGCCCTGTGGGTATCGTGGCAAACCAACCGCAAGTTTTGGCAGGTTGCCTGAACATCGAAGCTTCTCGTAAAGCAGCACGCTTTATCCGCTTCTGTGATGCTTTCAATATTCCTATCGTTTCCTTCGTCGACGTTCCTGGTTTCTTGCCTGGTAAAGATCAAGAGTGGAACGGAATTATCACGCACGGTGCGAAGTTGTTGTATGCGTACGCTGAAGCAACAGTTCCTAAAATCACAGTGATCACTCGTAAAGCTTACGGTGGTGCTTACATCGTGATGGGTTCTAAACTTCTGCGCTCTGATGTGAACTTGGCCTACCCTTCTGCGGAAATCGCAGTGATGGGTGCTGAAGGTGCTGTGAGCATCATCAGCCGTGAAGAGATCAATAAAGCAAAAGACCCAGCAGCAGAAAAAGCTCGTTTGACGGCAGAGTACGAAGCGAAATTCAGCAATCCTTACGTTTCTGCTGAGCTTGGCTACACAGATGAAGTGATTGATCCTGCGATGACTCGCAAACGCATCATTGATTCTTTGGAAATGCTTAAACATAAACGCGATATCACTCCAGCGAAGAAACACGGAAACATTCCTCTTTAG